The following coding sequences are from one Lolium rigidum isolate FL_2022 chromosome 6, APGP_CSIRO_Lrig_0.1, whole genome shotgun sequence window:
- the LOC124659193 gene encoding holotricin-3-like, giving the protein MGGGHDMHGGHGGGVKGFVSNLVGGGKGHGQGHGYGGQGHGYGGHGQQHGYPPPAAGACPPYGGYPAHGYAPAAYPAQPAPHHGGHMGMGSYQTGHGGGGHGHFGGKHKGSMFGGGKHGRKWK; this is encoded by the exons ATGGGCGGCGGGCACGACATgcacggcggccacggcggcggcgtgaAGGGGTTCGTGTccaacctcgtcggcggcgggAAAGGCCATGGACAGGGCCACGGTTACGGCGGCCAGGGACACGGGTACGGCGGCCACGGCCAGCAGCACGGGTACCCACCTCCCGCCGCCGGGGCTTGCCCTCCGTACGGCGGTTACCCGGCGCACGGCTACGCGCCGGCGGCGTACCCCGCGCAGCCGGCGCCGCACCACG GCGGCCACATGGGCATGGGATCGTACCAGaccggccacggcggcggcgggcatggCCACTTCGGCGGGAAGCACAAGGGCAGCATGTTCGGCGGCGGCAAGCACGGCAGGAAGTGGAAGTGA